The proteins below come from a single Zea mays cultivar B73 chromosome 8, Zm-B73-REFERENCE-NAM-5.0, whole genome shotgun sequence genomic window:
- the LOC109941768 gene encoding uncharacterized protein: MFRGYLKPPLWKMIAELSYIYRHICAKHISKKLMIQFEKQIAVLVCKMEKVFPPGFMNVMQHLLVHLPYEALVGGPVQFRWMYSQERELKKLRATVRNKARVEGCIAEAFAAKEITIFSSQYLSHSNNVNAQSTRYHTEEEGPSTDLSVFLWKGKGVGASTAHYVDIRERNFTMLYLYTNMEELDPYFEMFDSIYLAGHKPTPKELDNLRMKGMNGGPCFVEWFHEHCKKLDSLVSDDLRQISHGQLKARKYSRYDINGYRFRTSKLEKIRPQAATTNSGVVATATNADGGTHDYYGVLQDITEYTLGGAKEFMFVLFDCEWFDPQQTREDEFGIVEVKHESRFKGSDYSNVVLAHQAQQVYYLTYPHENLKSCWVVYKINPEVHPLRYDYYNTNNEDDDSVNIYQEEGDQRTRSF, from the exons ATGTTTCGTGGCTATTTGAAGCCTCCTCTGTGGAAGATGATTGCTGAACTTAGTTACATATATAGACATATATGTGCTAAGCATATCTCAAAGAAATTGATGATTCAATTTGAGAAACAAATCGCGGTGCTTGTATGCAAGATGGAAAAAGTATTTCCGCCTGGATTTatgaatgtgatgcaacatttgcTAGTGCACTTACCTTATGAAGCATTGGTAGGAGGACCAGTGCAGTTCCGATGGATGTATAGTCAAGAAAGAGAATTGAAAAAACTTAGAGCTACTGTGCGGAACAAAGCAAGGGTTGAGGGGTGTATCGCAGAGGCCTTTGCAGCTAAAGAGATCACAATCTTCTCAAGTCAGTATTTATCACACTCTAACAACGTGAATGCTCAGTCAACACGGTATCATACTGAAGAAGAAGGTCCTTCGACCGACCTTAGTGTTTTTCTATGGAAGGGGAAAGGGGTCGGGGCTTCTACTGCACATTATGTTGACATAAGAGAGCGTAATTTCACCATGCTCTACTTGTACACCAACATGGAGGAACTTGATCCAtactttgaaatgtttgattCCATATATTTAGCTGGCCACAAACCTACACCAAAGGAACTGGATAATCTACGTATGAAAGGGATGAATGGAGGTCCATGTTTCGTTGAATGGTTCCACGAGCAT TGTAAGAAACTGGACTCTCTAGTCTCGGATGATTTGCGACAGATATCACATGGTCAGTTGAAAGCAAGAAAATATAGCCGCTATGATattaatggataccgttttcgaacATCAAAATTAGAAAAAATCCGCCCGCAGGCAGCCACGACAAACAGTGGAGTAGTAGCAACTGCCACAAATGCAGACGGAGGCACTCATGACTATTATGGTGTTCTTCAAGACATAACGGAGTACACTCTTGGTGGGGCCAAAGAGTTCATGTTTGTGTTATTTGATTGTGAATGGTTTGATCCTCAACAAACTCGAGAGGATGAATTTGGAATTGTGGAGGTAAAGCATGAATCACGGTTTAAAGGCAGCGATTATAGCAATGTTGTGCTTGCACATCAAGCGCAACAGGTGTACTATCTAACATATCCTCATGAAAACTTGAAGTCTTGTTGGGTTGTATACAAAATTAATCCTGAAGTCCATCCGTTACGATATGATTATTACAACACAAATAACGAAGATGATGATTCTGTTAATATTTATCAAGAAGAAGGCGATCA AAGAACCAGGTCCTTCTAG